One Lachnospiraceae bacterium C1.1 genomic region harbors:
- the garR gene encoding 2-hydroxy-3-oxopropionate reductase: MKMKVGFIGLGIMGKPMAKNLIKAGHSLVVCNRSQAPVEELVALGAEAAKNGAEVASKADLIITMVPNSPQVRDVCLGEGGVIETGSDKTTVVDMSSIDPVESRAIAEELAKKGIDMLDCPVSGGEPKAIDGTLSVMCGGKKETWDKYKEVLDCMAGSVVYVGPIGSGNVAKLANQMIVAANIGACAEAFTFAKKMGTDPELVYQAIRGGLAGSTVMDAKVPMMLEGNYKPGFRIDLHIKDLTNALNASHAINMPVPMTAHMMEVMQELKNHDEGSCDHDDIVKYYERMTGVSIVKK, translated from the coding sequence ATAAAAATGAAAGTAGGATTTATAGGATTAGGTATCATGGGTAAGCCGATGGCAAAGAATCTCATCAAGGCAGGTCATTCTCTTGTAGTTTGCAACAGAAGTCAGGCTCCTGTTGAAGAGCTCGTTGCACTTGGTGCTGAGGCTGCAAAGAACGGCGCAGAAGTCGCATCAAAGGCTGACCTTATCATTACAATGGTTCCCAACTCACCTCAGGTAAGAGATGTATGCCTTGGAGAGGGCGGTGTTATTGAGACAGGTTCAGATAAAACAACTGTTGTAGATATGTCTTCGATCGATCCTGTAGAATCCAGGGCTATAGCTGAGGAACTTGCAAAGAAGGGCATTGATATGCTTGACTGTCCTGTATCCGGCGGCGAGCCTAAGGCTATCGACGGAACTCTTTCTGTAATGTGCGGCGGAAAGAAAGAAACATGGGATAAATATAAGGAAGTTCTTGACTGTATGGCAGGATCTGTAGTGTATGTAGGACCTATCGGTTCCGGTAATGTTGCAAAACTTGCTAACCAGATGATAGTTGCAGCAAATATAGGAGCTTGTGCAGAGGCATTTACATTTGCAAAGAAGATGGGTACAGATCCTGAGCTTGTATATCAGGCTATCAGAGGCGGACTTGCCGGTTCTACGGTTATGGATGCTAAAGTTCCTATGATGCTTGAGGGCAACTATAAGCCCGGGTTTAGGATTGACCTTCATATCAAGGATCTTACAAATGCACTTAATGCCTCACATGCTATCAATATGCCTGTTCCTATGACTGCACATATGATGGAAGTTATGCAGGAGCTTAAGAATCATGATGAGGGTAGCTGCGATCATGATGATATCGTAAAATATTATGAGAGAATGACAGGCGTATCGATCGTAAAAAAATAA
- a CDS encoding tripartite tricarboxylate transporter permease — MGALTQLGSALAGVCQPQSLLLMFAGVIIGIIFGSIPGLSASMAVALMLPLTFSMSSTLGMNTLVAVYIGGISGGCISAILLNMPGTASSISTCFDGHPMAKRGDAMKALGIAIVFSFIGSEFSFIILSFFAPKLADVALKFTPVENFGICFFALTMVAILSSGKMIKGLIAGMFGLVFAMVGMAPIDGTARFTFGQSSMMGGFNTLTTLIGIFAVADILKSAETMNATKGQLMPINKVKGFGFSFKNFVSWLPNALRSALIGTGIGILPGIGGSTSGMLSYVTAKNMSKHPETFGQGEPEGIVATETANNATIGGALIPLLVLGIPGDGVTAMMLGGFLIHGLSAGPLLFVKNGDVVYGIFAACIVCALIMLIVEWNCIKIFVQVLKVPKHILLPLILVLCGVGAYATNNRIFDVQSIILFGVIGYLYHKFSLPTTPFVLCFLVGNMTETYLRRGVMSYKSFGAFFTRPIFDVFFFVAIGVMVWSVIKEIKSEKKNKKMKEAQPAEAVG; from the coding sequence ATGGGAGCATTAACACAATTAGGATCGGCACTCGCCGGAGTTTGTCAGCCACAGTCATTACTGCTGATGTTCGCCGGAGTAATAATAGGAATTATTTTCGGATCGATACCGGGTCTTTCGGCATCGATGGCAGTAGCGCTTATGCTGCCGCTGACATTCAGTATGTCATCAACACTTGGAATGAATACACTTGTTGCAGTTTATATAGGAGGAATTTCGGGAGGATGTATCTCAGCGATACTTCTGAACATGCCGGGAACAGCATCGTCAATATCAACCTGCTTTGACGGTCATCCGATGGCAAAACGCGGTGATGCGATGAAAGCTCTTGGAATTGCCATAGTATTTTCATTTATTGGCTCAGAATTTTCATTTATCATACTTTCGTTCTTTGCGCCGAAGCTTGCGGATGTGGCGTTAAAATTCACACCGGTGGAGAATTTCGGAATATGTTTCTTTGCACTTACAATGGTTGCCATTCTTTCTTCCGGAAAGATGATAAAAGGTCTCATAGCAGGAATGTTTGGACTCGTATTTGCTATGGTAGGTATGGCACCTATAGACGGAACAGCAAGATTTACTTTTGGGCAGAGTTCAATGATGGGTGGTTTCAACACACTTACAACTCTTATAGGTATATTTGCTGTTGCTGATATTCTTAAATCGGCAGAGACAATGAATGCTACAAAAGGCCAGCTGATGCCTATTAATAAGGTAAAAGGTTTTGGATTCAGTTTTAAGAATTTTGTATCCTGGCTTCCAAATGCCTTACGTTCGGCATTGATAGGAACAGGAATTGGTATCCTTCCGGGAATTGGAGGATCAACATCCGGAATGCTTTCATATGTGACAGCAAAAAATATGTCTAAGCATCCTGAGACTTTCGGACAGGGCGAACCTGAAGGTATTGTTGCTACAGAAACAGCAAATAATGCAACGATCGGAGGAGCGTTGATCCCGCTTCTGGTTCTTGGTATCCCAGGAGACGGTGTTACGGCAATGATGCTCGGAGGATTCCTGATACACGGACTTTCTGCAGGACCTTTGCTTTTTGTTAAAAACGGTGATGTGGTATATGGAATCTTTGCAGCATGTATTGTCTGCGCACTGATCATGCTTATAGTTGAGTGGAACTGTATCAAGATCTTTGTTCAGGTTCTTAAAGTTCCGAAACACATCTTGCTTCCACTTATCTTAGTGCTTTGCGGAGTAGGAGCTTATGCAACCAACAACAGGATTTTCGATGTTCAGTCAATAATTCTTTTCGGAGTGATCGGATATCTTTATCATAAGTTCAGTCTTCCGACAACACCTTTTGTTCTTTGCTTCCTTGTAGGAAACATGACTGAAACATATTTAAGAAGAGGTGTAATGTCATATAAGTCATTCGGAGCATTCTTTACAAGACCGATATTTGACGTATTCTTCTTCGTTGCGATCGGCGTAATGGTATGGTCTGTAATAAAAGAGATAAAATCTGAAAAAAAAAATAAAAAAATGAAAGAGGCTCAGCCGGCAGAGGCAGTTGGTTAA
- a CDS encoding tripartite tricarboxylate transporter substrate binding protein has product MKRKIAAAILVCTMAMSLAGCGSTASTTGSAASEPAASSAETSSETGSETSSATAASDAGTAESSLNESAKETHETSWKPESAISVVVPAGAGGNTDLSARVFAQYVKEIAGVDCVVVNANGAAGSVAAEQVKQANPDGLTVLYGHNLVNVANVAGITDYNYTEFKLGPTFAKDPAQGLYVNSEKYKDLNEFIEAAKAAPGQLKACTEVGAYTYYELLKFEKLAGIDLDLVDVGSNSDKVTAMLSGQVDLMPGAYINTKDYMEAGQFTCIGVPTEERYSLISDIPTLKEQGIDLVYPDCDFSFYFPADTPDEVITWYENVVIEMESKPECQEAIANVQMMPYYLNAADSAANDESYFNVFKSVADELAE; this is encoded by the coding sequence ATGAAAAGGAAAATCGCAGCAGCAATCTTAGTTTGCACAATGGCAATGTCACTCGCAGGATGTGGAAGTACAGCTTCCACAACAGGCAGTGCGGCATCTGAGCCAGCAGCATCATCAGCAGAGACGTCATCAGAAACAGGCTCTGAGACGTCATCTGCAACAGCTGCATCTGATGCAGGCACAGCAGAGTCATCACTTAATGAGTCAGCAAAGGAAACTCACGAAACAAGCTGGAAACCGGAATCTGCCATATCTGTAGTAGTTCCTGCAGGTGCTGGCGGAAATACAGATCTTTCGGCAAGAGTATTTGCACAGTATGTAAAGGAGATCGCAGGCGTTGACTGTGTAGTTGTTAATGCAAACGGAGCTGCAGGCTCTGTTGCAGCAGAGCAGGTAAAACAGGCTAATCCCGACGGACTTACGGTTCTTTATGGTCATAACCTCGTAAATGTTGCAAATGTAGCAGGGATAACAGATTATAACTATACAGAATTTAAGCTTGGGCCTACTTTTGCAAAGGATCCGGCTCAGGGATTATATGTAAATTCAGAAAAGTATAAAGATCTTAATGAGTTTATTGAAGCTGCAAAGGCAGCACCCGGACAGCTTAAAGCCTGCACAGAGGTTGGAGCTTATACATATTATGAGCTTCTTAAATTCGAAAAACTTGCAGGAATTGATCTTGATCTTGTGGATGTAGGCTCAAACTCTGATAAGGTAACGGCTATGCTTTCAGGTCAGGTAGACCTTATGCCCGGAGCATATATCAATACCAAGGATTACATGGAGGCAGGTCAGTTTACATGTATAGGTGTTCCCACAGAGGAGAGATATTCACTTATTTCTGATATTCCGACTCTTAAAGAGCAGGGCATTGATCTTGTATATCCTGACTGTGACTTCTCATTCTACTTCCCGGCAGATACCCCGGATGAGGTTATCACCTGGTATGAGAATGTAGTGATCGAGATGGAATCAAAGCCTGAATGTCAGGAGGCTATCGCAAACGTTCAAATGATGCCATATTACCTTAATGCAGCTGATTCAGCAGCTAATGATGAGAGTTACTTCAACGTATTCAAGAGCGTTGCAGACGAACTTGCAGAATGA
- a CDS encoding enolase C-terminal domain-like protein: MTPTITKMEVFPVAGKDCMELNLSGAHAPFFTRNIVIMHDSEGRVGCGEVPGGQKITSALEEVKSIVEGSSVAEYKNTMLKVKAHLDSKGEEDVRGNQTFDLRTGVHVLTAIETPLLDLLGQFLNVPVAALLGDGQQRDKVRVLGYLFFVGDRHKTDLPYDEEPDSDCEWYRIRHEEALDAEHIVAFARATKEKYGFQDFKLKGGVLPGNEEMEVIKAMKKAFPDSRMDLDPNGGWTLEQACEYVKDMHGILTYCEDPCGAEGVYSGREIMSEFRRRTGFPTATNMIATDWREVGHSLESQAVDIILADPHFWTMEGSVRVAQMCHEFGYTWGSHSNNHFDISLAMMTHVGAAVPGFYNALDTHWIWQEGVERLTKEPLQIKDGCIEVPKKPGLGIEPDMDQIRKANEIYVNNCLGARDDAKVMQYLIPGWKFDSKRPCLVR; this comes from the coding sequence ATGACACCAACAATTACAAAAATGGAAGTCTTTCCGGTAGCCGGTAAAGACTGCATGGAACTTAATTTAAGCGGAGCACATGCACCGTTCTTCACAAGAAATATCGTTATCATGCATGACAGCGAAGGACGTGTCGGCTGCGGTGAAGTTCCCGGAGGACAGAAGATAACTTCTGCACTTGAGGAAGTTAAATCAATAGTTGAAGGAAGCAGTGTTGCAGAATACAAAAACACAATGCTCAAGGTTAAGGCACATCTTGACTCAAAAGGTGAAGAGGACGTAAGAGGAAATCAGACATTCGATTTAAGAACCGGAGTGCATGTTCTCACAGCTATCGAAACACCTTTACTTGACCTTCTCGGTCAGTTCTTAAATGTTCCGGTAGCTGCACTTTTGGGCGATGGTCAGCAGCGCGATAAAGTAAGGGTTCTGGGATATCTCTTCTTTGTAGGAGACAGACATAAGACAGATCTTCCTTATGATGAAGAGCCGGACAGTGATTGCGAGTGGTATCGCATCAGACATGAAGAAGCACTTGATGCAGAGCATATAGTTGCATTTGCGCGTGCTACAAAAGAAAAATACGGATTCCAGGATTTCAAGCTTAAGGGCGGAGTACTTCCGGGAAATGAAGAAATGGAAGTTATCAAGGCCATGAAAAAGGCATTTCCCGATTCCAGAATGGACCTTGATCCTAACGGAGGCTGGACGCTTGAGCAGGCATGTGAATATGTAAAAGATATGCATGGAATCCTTACATATTGCGAAGATCCCTGTGGAGCTGAAGGTGTTTATTCAGGCCGTGAGATCATGAGTGAGTTCCGCAGAAGAACAGGTTTCCCTACAGCAACAAATATGATCGCAACAGACTGGAGAGAAGTGGGACATTCACTTGAGTCTCAGGCAGTTGACATCATCCTTGCAGATCCTCATTTTTGGACAATGGAAGGCTCTGTAAGAGTTGCCCAGATGTGTCATGAATTTGGATATACATGGGGAAGTCATTCAAACAATCACTTTGATATTTCACTTGCAATGATGACACATGTAGGAGCTGCAGTTCCCGGATTTTATAATGCACTTGATACACACTGGATCTGGCAGGAAGGTGTTGAAAGGCTTACAAAAGAGCCCCTTCAGATTAAGGATGGATGCATAGAAGTACCGAAAAAGCCCGGACTTGGTATTGAACCTGACATGGATCAGATCAGAAAAGCAAATGAAATATATGTAAATAACTGTCTCGGAGCAAGAGATGATGCAAAAGTCATGCAGTATCTTATCCCCGGATGGAAATTTGATTCTAAGAGACCTTGTCTCGTAAGATAA
- a CDS encoding LysR family transcriptional regulator, which yields MDFHQLEYIIAIAEENNITRAAEKLFISQSALNQQLLKLEKELGCQLFHRSRTDWHLTEAGEIYVSAARRALLLKKDTYKRISDLNHSQNTALKIGLTPHRGFKMFTEIYPKLHEQYYNLFISPIEMSVQDQLAALKRGDIDLGFVTLTNDQKDSNEYLTIKNEEYVVAVPKIHPLCEKAAPEGEPLTEISINELEHEPFAMPYKISTSYPLCKKIFDDADISPMVLFETSSMPSMVSMVKLNLCCGILPRYHVDPNDPDYRCFSLKEHPSWEICIVYRRNSYVSESAQAFIELVKEYWTMH from the coding sequence ATGGATTTTCATCAACTTGAGTATATAATTGCCATAGCAGAGGAGAATAACATAACCCGTGCAGCTGAGAAATTGTTCATTTCACAATCCGCACTGAACCAGCAGCTCTTAAAACTCGAAAAAGAACTGGGATGTCAGCTCTTTCACCGTTCAAGAACCGACTGGCACCTGACCGAAGCCGGTGAAATATATGTCTCTGCAGCCAGAAGGGCTCTTCTTCTGAAAAAAGATACCTATAAAAGGATCAGTGATCTGAATCATTCTCAGAACACCGCCCTAAAAATAGGTCTCACTCCGCACCGCGGATTTAAGATGTTCACAGAAATATATCCTAAGCTACACGAGCAATACTACAACCTTTTTATTTCTCCTATAGAAATGAGCGTGCAGGATCAGCTTGCAGCGCTTAAAAGAGGTGATATCGATCTGGGATTTGTTACATTGACAAATGATCAAAAGGATTCAAATGAATATCTCACTATAAAAAATGAGGAATATGTTGTTGCAGTTCCAAAAATTCATCCGTTATGTGAAAAAGCAGCTCCTGAAGGAGAACCGCTTACAGAAATTTCCATAAATGAGCTTGAACATGAACCGTTTGCAATGCCCTATAAAATATCCACAAGCTATCCTCTTTGCAAAAAAATATTTGATGATGCAGATATTTCGCCTATGGTACTCTTCGAAACCTCAAGTATGCCAAGCATGGTCTCTATGGTAAAACTCAATCTCTGCTGTGGGATACTGCCCCGCTACCATGTAGATCCAAACGATCCGGATTATCGCTGTTTCAGCCTTAAAGAGCATCCAAGCTGGGAAATATGCATAGTATATCGAAGAAACAGCTATGTCTCCGAAAGCGCACAGGCATTTATTGAACTTGTAAAAGAATATTGGACAATGCATTAG
- a CDS encoding tripartite tricarboxylate transporter TctB family protein: MFFKKYGDIVTGIFFSVFSIVMILMAQLLPKSKVMDIGPDFMPTVVGVIMLILSVILLIQSIRSFNSNAESLKDYKDESDYKRMIMSLILCLFYVYLLQPVGFIITTFVYLILQITVLAPDENRRKKDIIKYSIISLIFTLAVFFLFRYGFVIVLPAGIFTISI, encoded by the coding sequence ATGTTTTTTAAGAAATACGGAGACATTGTGACCGGAATTTTCTTTTCGGTATTCTCAATTGTCATGATACTTATGGCACAGCTGCTTCCGAAATCAAAGGTAATGGATATCGGACCGGATTTTATGCCGACAGTGGTAGGTGTGATAATGCTGATATTATCGGTTATCCTGCTTATCCAGAGCATCAGATCTTTTAACAGTAATGCTGAAAGCCTTAAGGATTACAAAGATGAGAGTGATTATAAAAGGATGATAATGAGTCTTATTCTTTGTCTCTTTTATGTATATTTACTTCAGCCGGTAGGCTTCATTATAACGACTTTTGTTTATCTTATACTGCAGATAACAGTCCTTGCGCCTGATGAGAACCGCAGAAAAAAAGATATTATAAAGTATTCAATAATAAGCCTGATATTTACACTGGCAGTATTTTTCCTTTTCAGATACGGATTTGTAATAGTTCTTCCGGCTGGAATATTTACTATAAGCATATAA
- a CDS encoding enolase C-terminal domain-like protein, with amino-acid sequence MIDNKTPIITKMSVVPVAGYDSMLMTLSGAHEPYFTRNIVILEDSSGKQGIGEIHGGDYTCESLKKCIPLVEGQPIGKYRAVLDNISKKMTRADGDDGEGIQTLDISKLKFVVKSQWAIECAFLDLLGQFMGLPICELLGNGKQRDKVETLGYLFYISDKNKAYSDFEYLDESDSKDPWYRFRRQECLTHEKIVEEAEIVHEKYGFENFKLKGGVLEGSYEMDSIRALKKAFPNGRINIDPNGAWSLREAIDLCKPMEDVLTYIEDPCGPESGYSSREIMAEFKNAVKLPVATNMIATDWRQFYHSAALKSVDIVLADPHFWGFEGSVRMAQLLNDWGLTWGSHSNNHFDITLAAFAQVGAAAPGKPTALDTHWIWQDGQNLLENAPQIRNGYLELPEGNGLGVKLNMKRLEEANRLYMKLDSHDRNDARAMQYLIRDWKYDCKKPALVR; translated from the coding sequence TTGATTGACAATAAGACACCAATAATCACCAAAATGTCAGTCGTACCGGTAGCAGGATATGACAGCATGCTGATGACACTAAGCGGTGCACATGAGCCTTACTTCACTAGGAATATTGTAATACTTGAGGACTCATCTGGCAAACAGGGAATAGGGGAAATTCACGGAGGTGATTATACCTGCGAGTCACTTAAGAAATGCATACCGCTTGTTGAAGGGCAGCCGATCGGCAAGTACAGAGCGGTTTTAGACAATATTTCAAAAAAAATGACCAGAGCGGATGGAGATGACGGAGAAGGAATTCAGACACTCGATATAAGCAAGCTTAAATTTGTGGTCAAATCTCAATGGGCTATAGAATGTGCTTTTCTGGATCTTTTAGGACAGTTTATGGGACTTCCAATCTGTGAATTGCTTGGTAACGGTAAGCAGAGAGACAAGGTTGAAACACTTGGATATCTTTTTTATATCAGTGATAAAAACAAGGCTTATTCGGATTTTGAATACCTTGATGAATCAGACAGTAAAGATCCGTGGTACAGATTCAGACGTCAGGAATGCCTTACACATGAAAAAATTGTAGAAGAGGCAGAGATAGTTCATGAAAAATACGGATTTGAGAATTTTAAGCTGAAGGGCGGAGTTCTTGAAGGCAGCTATGAAATGGACAGTATCAGAGCTTTGAAAAAGGCATTCCCAAACGGGAGGATAAATATTGACCCGAACGGAGCCTGGAGCCTTAGAGAGGCAATTGACCTTTGCAAGCCTATGGAGGATGTTCTTACATATATAGAAGATCCCTGCGGACCGGAGAGCGGATACTCGAGCAGAGAGATCATGGCTGAATTCAAAAATGCTGTTAAACTTCCGGTGGCAACGAATATGATAGCAACTGACTGGAGACAGTTTTATCATAGTGCTGCACTTAAATCTGTGGATATTGTTCTTGCGGATCCGCATTTCTGGGGATTTGAAGGTAGTGTAAGAATGGCACAGCTCTTAAATGATTGGGGACTTACCTGGGGAAGTCATTCAAACAATCATTTTGATATTACACTTGCAGCTTTTGCACAGGTAGGGGCAGCAGCACCCGGAAAGCCTACAGCACTTGATACTCACTGGATATGGCAGGATGGACAGAATCTTCTGGAAAATGCACCTCAGATCAGAAATGGATATCTGGAACTTCCGGAGGGCAACGGACTTGGAGTAAAGCTCAATATGAAGAGGCTTGAGGAAGCCAACAGATTATATATGAAGCTTGACAGTCATGACCGCAATGATGCGAGGGCAATGCAGTATCTTATCAGGGATTGGAAATATGACTGCAAAAAACCTGCACTTGTAAGATGA
- a CDS encoding PrpR N-terminal domain-containing protein, whose protein sequence is MLKLGILLPEKEMIDDALDIVEKAGENVICCRQIKNDNTIEQARKAVADGAQVIMARGYQASLIREYVDVPLAEVKLTTQDIGLLAESARELTGKESPHIAIVAFSNMLPDLTYAEKLFRIRLVTYFVDTPEEISSAVDSIDEKGKADLVIGGYQTCEIAGNRGYKTLFYMSSREAIVNAFEIANSMLLAIYKENQSRVQLETALDTSFNGMLRINTDMKIFAVNHQIEDLFGKKRENIVGKSLEEIFPQIDLEIVSQVLSGERDSYAISVNINNSAWMMVAAPIAYMKQITGAILSIHRINSAPGKEKRKEKSQKYEKKGAFSFKNIETSDKEYKQQLENAAFFALSDAPVLIYAGAGSETEALARAIHNNSDRSMEEFRMMTSEEFEYFINSEKNEKGLEGSLFLEGIDSLSLYAQSRLLKLISDSCEESAEKNTGNIRLIAASEKNLKPETEEGRFYEKLYYSLNALTIKIPALNRRAADLENYFYNFCRTYMKKYNRRLKLTKEAIIRIRNLEWQGNELQLKRFTERLILGAAKRTIDEGTVQKLYDELYPRFEKSNETERLVVYKDPEAIRLREILDKYRGNRSEAAKELGISMTTLWRKMKKYGVEAKY, encoded by the coding sequence ATGCTGAAACTTGGTATATTGCTGCCGGAAAAAGAAATGATAGATGATGCATTGGACATAGTGGAAAAAGCAGGAGAAAATGTTATATGCTGCAGGCAGATAAAGAACGATAATACGATAGAACAGGCGAGAAAGGCAGTGGCGGACGGCGCACAGGTAATAATGGCAAGAGGGTACCAGGCGAGCCTCATAAGGGAATATGTCGATGTTCCGCTTGCAGAAGTTAAGCTTACCACACAGGATATAGGTCTTCTTGCCGAATCAGCAAGAGAACTTACCGGAAAAGAAAGTCCGCATATTGCAATAGTTGCTTTTTCAAATATGCTTCCGGATCTTACTTATGCTGAAAAACTTTTCAGGATAAGACTGGTGACTTATTTTGTTGATACACCTGAAGAAATAAGCAGTGCTGTGGACAGTATAGATGAAAAGGGCAAGGCTGATCTTGTGATAGGGGGATATCAGACTTGTGAAATAGCAGGAAACAGGGGATATAAAACTCTTTTTTATATGTCTTCAAGAGAAGCGATAGTCAATGCTTTCGAGATAGCAAACAGTATGCTGCTTGCTATTTACAAGGAAAATCAGAGCCGGGTACAGCTGGAGACAGCCCTTGATACCTCTTTTAACGGAATGCTCAGGATCAATACCGATATGAAGATATTTGCTGTCAATCATCAGATAGAGGATCTGTTTGGAAAAAAAAGAGAGAATATTGTAGGAAAGTCACTGGAGGAGATTTTTCCGCAGATTGATCTGGAAATTGTTTCACAGGTTTTATCCGGAGAGAGAGACAGTTATGCGATATCTGTAAATATTAATAATTCAGCATGGATGATGGTAGCAGCTCCGATAGCATACATGAAGCAGATCACGGGTGCTATTCTTTCAATACACAGAATAAATTCTGCTCCGGGTAAAGAAAAAAGAAAAGAGAAAAGTCAAAAATATGAAAAAAAAGGAGCATTTTCATTTAAGAACATAGAAACTTCGGATAAGGAATATAAGCAGCAGCTCGAAAATGCAGCTTTTTTTGCTCTTTCGGATGCACCTGTGCTCATTTATGCGGGAGCCGGATCAGAAACCGAAGCTCTTGCGCGAGCTATACATAATAACAGTGACCGCAGTATGGAAGAATTCAGAATGATGACTTCTGAAGAATTTGAATATTTCATAAATAGTGAAAAAAATGAAAAAGGACTTGAGGGAAGTCTTTTTTTGGAGGGAATAGATTCACTCAGTCTTTATGCCCAAAGCAGGCTTCTTAAGCTTATATCAGACAGTTGTGAGGAATCAGCGGAAAAAAATACGGGGAACATCAGGCTTATAGCTGCATCGGAAAAGAATCTTAAACCTGAGACGGAAGAGGGAAGATTTTATGAAAAACTATATTATTCACTGAATGCTCTTACAATAAAGATTCCTGCGTTGAACAGAAGAGCTGCTGATCTTGAAAATTATTTCTATAATTTTTGCAGGACATATATGAAGAAATACAACAGACGGTTAAAACTGACTAAAGAAGCAATTATCAGGATAAGAAATCTTGAATGGCAGGGAAATGAGCTTCAGCTTAAGCGTTTTACAGAGAGGCTTATATTGGGAGCAGCAAAAAGAACCATAGATGAAGGAACTGTTCAGAAATTATATGATGAATTATACCCGAGATTTGAAAAGTCTAATGAAACAGAAAGACTTGTGGTCTACAAGGATCCGGAAGCAATAAGATTGAGGGAGATACTGGATAAATATAGGGGAAACAGAAGTGAGGCAGCAAAAGAACTTGGAATAAGTATGACGACTCTCTGGCGTAAAATGAAAAAATACGGTGTAGAGGCAAAATATTAA